In the genome of Juglans microcarpa x Juglans regia isolate MS1-56 chromosome 6S, Jm3101_v1.0, whole genome shotgun sequence, the window TATTATAACAATtaaccatgtttttttttttttgggttaagaCATTATTCTAAAGGATAATCCTGAGTTTATAatcttgttttcttctttgcCTTTTGTCCGTCTTATATAGCCACCCACTGCGGTTAAAAGGCAGAAATTAAATCACCCAGAAACCAGACGGAGGCTTTTTGCAGGTGAGAGGTCATGGATGATGATAAATTCTCCCAACATGATTGACTGATTATGTTAAAAGTTAGTCCAGGTCAGAGTGGTACAATAGTGAACCAATTTATCtgattttttattactttcCGTCTTGAAACTTGTACTGCAGATAGAGGAAGGTTTATTAGGCGCGGCTCAGAATTAGCAGAAGCCAAGAGTTCAAAGAGAAGACAAGGAAATAAAGCATCTGATGAACAGAGAGATGTTTTTGCCCCCACAGCTGAGATTGTCCAGAAGGATGCCATTAAGGATTCTGCTGAAACTAAGAAAAATTGTGCTCCAAGAAGGTCAGCATTGCCAAAAGCTGACAGCTCCAAGGGAAAAAGTCAAACAAAAAGTCTCCCTCCTAATAATGCGCCTGTTTCAACACCTGCAGTTGATATCCTGCAAGAGAATGATGACCTTGAGACTGACGTTGAGACTCTGAAGGAAAATGGCAGCACTAGGAAAAATAAGATTACCTCAAGCAagtccaaaaagaaaaaagtgtttAACTTGCCTTGCCGTTCTTCAAAAAGACTTGCTGGTTTTGAACCCGAGCAGGTTGTGAACTCAGTTTCAAGTCAACAACCTTTTCAAGTTTTAATAAGGAGGTTAAGTGAAAGTGGAGCAGGTCAAGATTCAGGTTTGGCTTCATGTGGTTTGTCAAATGGAGCATCTCAGCGGCTCGAGCATGGGCAACAAATGGTGAATGCACAGCATGGTTCTACAGACCCGAGCCATGCATTACATGGAGAGCCATCAGACGAGAGCAAAAAGCATCTTCAAAACAAAGCTGCTTCCGAAGGGCCGCTAGAGATGCTGGAAACTGACAAAATGGATGATGAGGTACTAGAACAAGAGCACTGCTGTCCATTTGGGAATTCTTGGTCAGACCCATGCCTAGAGTTCGCTATCAGGACTCTTACAGGTGCATTACCACTTGAGGACACTACTAGTTATGGGGCTGTTTTGGCTCCTGCTGCCAATATCCAGCTTAAAGAGAACTTGCTTGAGGGTGGGATAAAAAAGAGTAGCCCTAGAAAAACTCAGGATAGCTTGAAGAAATCCAAGAACAAAACAGATCTTAATTTGCCTCGTAGATCTTCAAAGCGGCTTTCTGGGCTTGAACCTGAGATGG includes:
- the LOC121237527 gene encoding uncharacterized protein LOC121237527 isoform X2: MEPPTAVKRQKLNHPETRRRLFADRGRFIRRGSELAEAKSSKRRQGNKASDEQRDVFAPTAEIVQKDAIKDSAETKKNCAPRRSALPKADSSKGKSQTKSLPPNNAPVSTPAVDILQENDDLETDVETLKENGSTRKNKITSSKSKKKKVFNLPCRSSKRLAGFEPEQVVNSVSSQQPFQVLIRRLSESGAGQDSGLASCGLSNGASQRLEHGQQMVNAQHGSTDPSHALHGEPSDESKKHLQNKAASEGPLEMLETDKMDDEVLEQEHCCPFGNSWSDPCLEFAIRTLTGALPLEDTTSYGAVLAPAANIQLKENLLEGGIKKSSPRKTQDSLKKSKNKTDLNLPRRSSKRLSGLEPEMVANSQFSERAIQNARSKSSESEATLPVVLADGASRQLEDGLDMELAHRVSNNINTPILIGESSNKSEKPLEVQVGPKEQLPLGVQSVHKEQPHFPETEIIMPEPQLAFPFGDSWPDPCLEFAFKTLTGLIPVEDNLAVQGSFQEELDISHTQRDSSLALPDFGLPSFFQNDISSHFDLPEKSMAGHQPSRSSSFLAPGNVSLPSCGGISSQQPCSEGDKDLHGKVNS